The DNA region TGCCGCTGTCAGAGCAAAGGCGCCCGCCCCTAAGAAATCGCCTAACCCATAGGACATATAATTAATAAATTTGGGTTGTCTAACCACTTTACTCCCCTCCATTTTAACCGCTTTCACTTTGGCGTTAGATATAAGTATGAAGATATTCCGACAGGCACAGCACGGCAAGCGATTGTCCATAAGGCATGGCGGTCGTTCTGATTCCCTTGTAAAATTCCAGGGTGTCGCCCATGCCTGTTCCTACGGATACTTTTTGCAGCGCCCCTTCTTGATTAATTTCAGCCATGATTCCGCGAATAGCCTTGTGGGCGGCTTCTTTATATTCCTGGCTGACATACCGCTTATGAACGGATTTTAGAATGCCATAGGCAAATCCGGCTGTCGCCGAGGCTTCCAAATAAGAGGTCGGATCATTGATTAAGGTATGCCATAAACCGCTTTCATCCTGGTAATCGGCAAGAGCTTCAATTTGTCTGTTTAATGTATCAATCAGGAATTCGCGGAGAAAATCTCCCTTTTCCAATTCCAAGATCTCGATCATCTCGGGAATCGCAATGGTGATCCAGCAATTTCCTCTTGCCCAAAGCGCTTCGGCGTAATTGTGTTTTCCTTCAAAGGTCCAGCCGTGATACCATAAACCGGTTTTTCTGTCCGTTAAATATTTGATATGAATGAGAAACTGCTTTTTGGCCTCTTCCAGGTATTCAGGTTTATTCAGCAATTTCCCGATTTTCGCCAGCGGCAGCACGGTCATCATCAACGTGTCGTCCCAAAGCTGATTTTTGTTTTCCGGTCCATAAGTCATATGCTGCAATCCGCCCTCTTTTGTGCGAGGCATATCATGCATGACCCATTCCGCCCAATCCTCCAAGTAGGGCAGGTAGGTCCGGTTTCCGGTATCTTCATACAAAAAAGCCAGCGTTAACAGCGGCGCCATCGTATTGACGTTTTTCGGCGGCGCCCCTTCCCGGATTCTGGCATGGAACCATTCATTTATGATTTCCAGCGCTCTTTGGTCATTGGTTAATCTCCAGTATTTATAAATTCCGTATAACCCTACACCTTGCGGCCAGTTCCATACATGCCAGCTTTTGTCGTCCACAATCAACCCATCAAAATTAAGCAAAAATTCACCGCTTTGGTCCTTGATTTCCGTAAGATTATTCATTAATAAATGAATGGAATCAACGACCTCTTGCTTGGCGATCGCCCTTTCCTGCAACACAGTAATCCCTCCAAATCATGATCTCCATCCGCAACATTGTGACCGCTTTCACTCACACCATCATTGTAGAGAAAATGCTTTCATGGAACCATAAAAAAAACAGAGGTTTACGTTTAAAAAACCTACTTGTTTGCAGGACGATTACTTATTCTTGTCTAAAATCATTTCCGCTTGCTTTCTAAAGGAGCGTGCTCCCTGTTCCGGGGTAATTTTCTTAAATAAAATCCGCTCGGACAGATCGTCAAGCGCTTTCATGATTTCCGCATTGCCCAGCGGGTCGATCGGATCGGTAGTGCGTACATGTTGGGATGCCTTTTCAACGTAATCAAAGATTTTGGTGTCAACTTCGGACAATTCCGGTTTGATTTCTTTCATCACCTTTGCAGAGACCGGAACGCCCCGGTCGCCTTTGATCAACATGTTGGCATCCGTATTATTTACAAAGAAATCGATAAACTTGGCCGCTTGTTCTTTTTGCGTTGAGCTCTTGGGGATCGAGAAGAACATGCTCGGCCTTAAAAATAAAGCCGCCTTGTCCGCATGCTCGGGAGGCAGATGGATGGATAACGGCGCTGCGGCCGATTCGGCAAATCCTGAATATTGGTTGGACCAATTCCAACTCATGGCGGCATTCCCTTTTACGATAAGATCATCGTTAATTCCTGTGATATGCGCTTGAACGTCCGGAGTCGGGAACGCTTTGGCGTCAACCAACCGCAGCTGCCGTTCAAAATAATC from Paenibacillus macerans includes:
- a CDS encoding glycoside hydrolase family 88/105 protein, with protein sequence MLQERAIAKQEVVDSIHLLMNNLTEIKDQSGEFLLNFDGLIVDDKSWHVWNWPQGVGLYGIYKYWRLTNDQRALEIINEWFHARIREGAPPKNVNTMAPLLTLAFLYEDTGNRTYLPYLEDWAEWVMHDMPRTKEGGLQHMTYGPENKNQLWDDTLMMTVLPLAKIGKLLNKPEYLEEAKKQFLIHIKYLTDRKTGLWYHGWTFEGKHNYAEALWARGNCWITIAIPEMIEILELEKGDFLREFLIDTLNRQIEALADYQDESGLWHTLINDPTSYLEASATAGFAYGILKSVHKRYVSQEYKEAAHKAIRGIMAEINQEGALQKVSVGTGMGDTLEFYKGIRTTAMPYGQSLAVLCLSEYLHTYI